From the genome of Deinococcus sp. AJ005, one region includes:
- a CDS encoding DUF937 domain-containing protein, producing the protein MSNTATDLIQSFFDPDAVARLAQAAGLEPEVAGRVLEAGLPLQLGALAESAKTPDGEAMIAEAVGALPPFGSVAEALEESGGADNLRQAGEMLAPVLLGEAADTLPAQVSTRTQADPARVQALLQMALPLLLSALGQRGLQAGNIAPMLAGLSGVGLGTLGLGGLGLAGAAGTDTVVPEAVETVMPAAVEAPETAPVAPVVAGSAEAAPAEEVSAEAPAVEPPPVVPVPVEPAPVALEKPASEAMPPESVLAEAPAAPAEAMSAETIPPDPSTPEGLLKYLQARFGGAVGQKIGAVAGFGGGVRKQAALAALPVVLAALVGKASGQGNGAGGDLDKLARPFAPLTGEDGQVNTALLDNPVEVSRIEGQGRGLLASLFGDVNAVTGRLGSALGGSGDSSRRLLALLTPLVLSALTRAHAGGLGALPIAGLAGGLKAALPSGFSSLGVLVGSLATGTPLPGAVSTTVQTTPRAVVQQGAPATPPRPSPLKPPRPARFEKPAPPVAPPPRKRGFPLWLIPLLLLLLLGGCWVLQNRQPAVPAVPTPTTDPTSPTTPGDSGTLPGLPVQTVFTEPQPAAAVPASGFTLRGTGTAGENVDVFLGDGKVGSAPVAPDGTWSLDVGADAPQGPQTYILKNAAGGEMASLPVVVGGADAMGAGSTETPPVTTAPTNTDTQGGALPETPGTAPDTTTPDATTPETPSAAGTTPATPSVTAPGTVPVVISAPAEGAQVPSGGLTLRGTGPAGEQFVLFHSGLRAGSVTVGPDGTWKADIVAGAALPGPQSYDLRNAAGQVVARVRLQVAPGGQGAAVGTSGSASDSAGATPAGAGGVTVSSPANGAQVEGAGFALSGTGPAGQTFEVLEDGVSIGSFTVGADGTWTRQVSGPSAGAKTYTVRSADGQQVAAVPVTVGAAPANAQGAACTQTLSVSLKDGETVTAPYRFGGVGGGSAYTITVKRGERTVGSKTVPVGAGCVWNFTSNPGSSAGQASTVTYEVRPADASPSDAPAAKLTLNVR; encoded by the coding sequence ATGTCCAATACTGCAACCGATCTGATCCAGTCCTTCTTTGACCCCGACGCGGTGGCGCGGCTGGCCCAGGCGGCGGGTCTGGAGCCGGAAGTGGCCGGGCGGGTGCTGGAGGCTGGGTTGCCATTGCAGCTCGGGGCGCTGGCCGAGTCGGCGAAAACGCCGGACGGCGAGGCCATGATCGCCGAGGCTGTCGGGGCCTTGCCGCCCTTTGGCAGCGTGGCCGAGGCGCTGGAGGAATCGGGCGGCGCGGACAACCTGCGGCAGGCCGGGGAAATGCTGGCCCCCGTGCTGCTGGGAGAGGCGGCGGACACTTTGCCCGCGCAGGTTTCTACCCGGACGCAGGCGGACCCGGCCAGGGTCCAGGCTCTGCTTCAGATGGCGTTGCCGCTGCTACTGAGCGCGCTGGGTCAGCGTGGACTACAGGCCGGGAATATTGCCCCGATGCTGGCGGGACTGAGCGGTGTGGGCTTGGGTACTCTGGGCTTGGGTGGTCTGGGGCTGGCCGGGGCGGCTGGCACGGATACCGTCGTCCCAGAGGCGGTAGAGACGGTCATGCCAGCGGCAGTCGAGGCCCCTGAAACGGCTCCCGTCGCGCCTGTTGTGGCAGGGTCAGCCGAAGCAGCGCCAGCCGAAGAAGTGTCAGCCGAAGCACCAGCAGTCGAGCCGCCGCCAGTCGTGCCTGTTCCAGTTGAGCCTGCCCCCGTCGCACTGGAGAAACCTGCGTCCGAGGCCATGCCGCCAGAATCGGTGCTAGCAGAGGCCCCAGCGGCACCTGCCGAAGCCATGTCTGCCGAAACTATCCCTCCTGATCCCAGCACGCCGGAAGGCTTGCTCAAGTACCTTCAGGCGCGATTTGGCGGTGCGGTGGGGCAGAAGATCGGCGCGGTGGCGGGCTTCGGGGGCGGGGTCCGCAAGCAGGCGGCGCTGGCCGCGCTTCCGGTGGTGCTGGCTGCGCTGGTGGGCAAGGCCAGTGGTCAGGGGAATGGAGCCGGGGGAGACCTGGACAAGCTGGCCCGTCCCTTCGCGCCCCTGACGGGTGAGGACGGTCAGGTCAACACGGCCCTGCTGGACAACCCGGTGGAGGTTTCGCGCATCGAGGGCCAGGGGCGCGGGCTGCTGGCCTCGCTGTTCGGGGACGTGAACGCGGTGACTGGGCGGCTGGGCAGCGCGCTGGGCGGCAGCGGTGACAGCTCACGCCGCCTGCTGGCGCTGCTAACCCCGCTGGTGCTGTCTGCCCTGACCCGCGCCCATGCGGGCGGTCTGGGCGCGCTGCCCATCGCTGGTCTTGCAGGCGGTCTCAAGGCGGCGTTGCCGTCCGGCTTTTCCAGTCTGGGGGTGCTGGTCGGCAGTCTGGCCACGGGAACGCCTCTGCCTGGAGCGGTCTCCACCACGGTCCAGACAACGCCGCGCGCCGTTGTGCAGCAGGGTGCGCCCGCCACTCCGCCCAGGCCCTCGCCCCTCAAGCCTCCCCGGCCCGCCCGCTTCGAGAAGCCCGCGCCGCCCGTGGCTCCACCTCCCCGCAAGCGCGGCTTTCCGTTGTGGCTGATTCCATTGCTGCTGCTGTTGCTGCTGGGCGGCTGCTGGGTGTTGCAAAACCGTCAGCCTGCTGTTCCCGCTGTGCCCACGCCCACCACAGACCCCACGTCTCCCACCACGCCCGGCGACAGCGGAACCCTGCCCGGCCTGCCCGTGCAGACGGTCTTCACGGAGCCGCAGCCCGCCGCGGCGGTTCCGGCAAGCGGCTTTACCCTGCGCGGCACGGGTACTGCCGGAGAGAATGTGGACGTCTTCCTGGGTGACGGCAAGGTGGGCAGCGCCCCCGTTGCCCCGGACGGCACCTGGAGTCTGGACGTGGGAGCAGATGCGCCCCAGGGTCCGCAGACCTACATCCTGAAGAACGCGGCAGGCGGGGAAATGGCCTCGCTGCCTGTCGTGGTGGGCGGGGCAGACGCCATGGGTGCAGGGTCCACCGAAACCCCGCCTGTGACCACAGCGCCCACCAATACGGATACGCAGGGCGGGGCACTGCCAGAAACTCCAGGCACTGCACCAGATACGACAACCCCAGACGCGACAACCCCGGAAACTCCCTCCGCCGCTGGCACCACCCCGGCCACTCCCAGCGTAACCGCCCCTGGCACGGTTCCTGTCGTCATCAGCGCACCCGCAGAAGGGGCGCAGGTGCCCTCGGGCGGGCTGACCCTGCGTGGCACAGGCCCGGCGGGCGAGCAGTTCGTGCTGTTCCACAGCGGCCTGCGTGCGGGCAGCGTGACCGTGGGGCCGGACGGCACCTGGAAGGCCGATATCGTGGCGGGGGCAGCGCTGCCGGGGCCGCAGAGCTATGACCTGCGGAATGCGGCGGGGCAGGTCGTCGCCCGAGTTCGCCTTCAGGTCGCGCCGGGTGGTCAGGGCGCGGCGGTGGGCACATCGGGCAGCGCGTCAGACAGCGCCGGGGCAACTCCGGCGGGTGCGGGCGGGGTTACCGTCAGCAGCCCGGCCAATGGCGCGCAGGTAGAGGGCGCGGGCTTCGCGCTGTCGGGGACTGGTCCGGCAGGACAGACCTTCGAGGTGCTGGAGGACGGCGTTAGCATCGGCAGCTTCACCGTGGGCGCGGATGGCACCTGGACCCGGCAGGTGTCCGGCCCCAGCGCGGGCGCAAAAACCTACACGGTTCGTTCGGCAGACGGTCAGCAGGTGGCCGCCGTGCCAGTGACCGTGGGGGCGGCCCCCGCCAATGCCCAGGGAGCCGCTTGCACCCAGACCCTCAGCGTCAGCCTGAAAGACGGCGAGACCGTGACCGCGCCGTACCGTTTCGGTGGCGTGGGGGGCGGCAGTGCCTATACCATCACTGTCAAACGCGGCGAGCGGACGGTGGGCAGCAAGACAGTGCCAGTGGGCGCGGGCTGTGTCTGGAATTTCACCAGCAACCCCGGCTCCAGCGCGGGGCAGGCCAGCACGGTCACTTACGAGGTGCGCCCGGCAGACGCCAGCCCCAGCGACGCCCCCGCCGCGAAGCTGACCCTGAACGTCCGGTAG
- a CDS encoding DMT family transporter: MNPAVSGLLSALTYGVGDFLAGLASRRDSPLRVVALTHPISAAIMLLLAVLMGQALPPVGDLLWGALAGAVGLFAVLAFYRALAMGPMGAVSVGAGALSALVPVVIGVLGGEVLGLLGWLGALGVLLGTGLLSYTPGEGGNAVRWQDNGVLIGLAAGLGFGFFFALLGQAQSPGVFWTLGAARVTSSLIALPLAARLVGLRPKNPALILSSAPGDTLGNLFYLLAVQGGGLAVGSLLSSLYPAFTTLLAVTVLREGLRAAQWVGVVLALVGAGLIAGR; encoded by the coding sequence TTGAACCCGGCAGTGAGTGGTCTGCTGTCGGCGCTGACCTACGGCGTCGGCGATTTTCTGGCGGGACTGGCCAGTCGGCGCGATTCGCCGCTGCGGGTGGTGGCGCTGACCCACCCGATCAGCGCGGCGATCATGCTGCTGCTGGCCGTGCTGATGGGCCAAGCGCTGCCCCCTGTGGGTGATCTGCTGTGGGGCGCGCTGGCTGGGGCGGTGGGCCTGTTTGCCGTGCTGGCCTTTTACCGCGCGCTGGCAATGGGACCGATGGGCGCGGTGTCGGTGGGCGCGGGGGCGCTGTCGGCGCTGGTGCCCGTGGTGATCGGGGTGCTGGGCGGCGAGGTGCTGGGGCTGCTGGGCTGGCTGGGCGCGCTGGGCGTGCTACTGGGCACAGGTCTGCTCAGTTACACGCCAGGAGAAGGCGGCAATGCAGTGCGCTGGCAAGACAACGGCGTGCTGATCGGGCTGGCGGCGGGCCTGGGCTTCGGCTTTTTCTTCGCGCTGCTGGGGCAAGCGCAGTCGCCGGGGGTGTTCTGGACCCTGGGGGCCGCCCGCGTCACGTCCTCGCTGATCGCCCTGCCGCTGGCCGCGCGACTGGTGGGTCTGCGCCCCAAAAACCCTGCGCTGATCCTGTCCTCCGCGCCGGGGGACACGCTGGGCAACCTGTTTTATCTGCTGGCGGTGCAGGGCGGCGGGCTGGCGGTGGGTTCGCTGCTGTCCAGCCTGTACCCGGCCTTTACCACCCTGCTGGCTGTGACTGTGCTGCGCGAGGGCCTGCGCGCCGCACAGTGGGTGGGCGTGGTGCTGGCGCTGGTGGGCGCGGGACTGATCGCGGGACGGTAG
- the paaZ gene encoding phenylacetic acid degradation bifunctional protein PaaZ, with protein sequence MTTKTSPKILRPASYISGQWHANADGQTLVDAVYGRPVAVISSEGVDFAGALAYGRKAGAALRKMTFHTRARALKALGLYLMERKEEYYALNLLTGATRRDGWVDIEGGIGTLLSYSSMARRELPDERFLPEGKVEQLGWAGTFVARHLLVPREGVAVQINAFNFPVWGMLEKLAPAFIAGMPSLVKPAPQTAYLTERVVRDIIESGLLPEGALQLVIGEPGDLLDHVREQDMVAFTGSAATAAKLKVHPNIIAHSVPFNAEADSLNASVLGLTVTPDSPEFMLYVKEVAREITGKAGQKCTAIRRAIVPSGLVEAVTEALRKELGKVTLGDPARDDVRMGALVSVEQRDRVRQTLEELGKEARVVIGGGADSELLGGDREKGAFLDPTVLLCDSPLTATAPHELEAFGPVATLLPYHSLDDAIQLARMGRGSLAGSVITHSRAEATELVLGLASTHGRILVLNRDDAQESTGHGSPLPQLLHGGPGRAGGGAELGGIAGVKHHMNKVAVQADPTTLAAITREFVPGGEVREDVVHPFRKSFDEIQVGDSLLTHRRTVTEADIVNFAGLTGDHFYAHVDEIGAKEGIFGKRVAHGYFLISAAAGMFVSPAPGPVLANYGLENLRFVEPVGIGDTIRTRLTCKRKIRKDLRPDDKQPTGVVEWHSEITNQNDELVATYDILTLVVRARDSFDPPAQGGGEGAAQA encoded by the coding sequence ATGACCACCAAAACCTCACCCAAAATCCTCCGCCCTGCCTCCTATATTTCCGGCCAGTGGCACGCCAACGCCGATGGGCAGACCCTCGTGGATGCTGTGTATGGCCGCCCCGTCGCCGTAATTTCCTCGGAGGGCGTGGACTTCGCCGGGGCGCTGGCGTATGGCCGCAAGGCGGGTGCGGCGCTGCGGAAGATGACCTTCCACACGCGGGCGCGGGCGCTCAAGGCCCTGGGCCTGTACCTGATGGAGCGCAAGGAGGAGTATTACGCCCTGAACCTCCTGACCGGCGCAACCCGCCGCGACGGTTGGGTGGACATCGAGGGCGGCATCGGCACCCTGCTCAGTTACAGCAGCATGGCCCGACGCGAACTGCCCGACGAGCGTTTTTTGCCCGAGGGGAAAGTGGAACAACTGGGCTGGGCCGGAACCTTCGTGGCCCGTCACCTGCTGGTCCCGCGCGAGGGCGTGGCCGTGCAGATCAACGCCTTCAACTTCCCGGTGTGGGGGATGCTGGAAAAACTCGCCCCTGCATTCATTGCCGGGATGCCCAGTCTGGTCAAGCCCGCCCCCCAGACCGCCTACCTCACCGAGCGCGTGGTGCGCGACATCATCGAATCCGGGTTGCTGCCCGAGGGGGCGCTGCAACTGGTGATCGGTGAGCCGGGCGACTTGCTCGATCATGTGCGCGAGCAGGACATGGTGGCCTTCACGGGTTCGGCGGCGACGGCGGCCAAGCTCAAGGTCCACCCCAACATTATCGCCCATTCGGTGCCGTTCAACGCCGAGGCCGACAGCCTGAACGCCTCCGTGTTGGGATTGACCGTCACCCCCGACAGCCCCGAATTCATGCTGTATGTCAAGGAGGTGGCCCGCGAGATCACCGGCAAGGCAGGCCAGAAATGCACCGCCATCCGCCGCGCCATCGTGCCGTCGGGGTTGGTGGAGGCCGTCACCGAGGCACTTCGCAAGGAGCTGGGCAAGGTGACGCTGGGCGATCCGGCGCGCGACGACGTGCGAATGGGCGCGCTGGTCAGCGTGGAGCAGCGGGACCGCGTGCGGCAAACGCTGGAGGAACTGGGCAAGGAGGCGCGAGTCGTGATCGGCGGCGGCGCGGACAGCGAATTGCTGGGCGGGGACCGCGAGAAGGGCGCGTTTCTCGATCCCACCGTGCTGCTGTGCGACTCACCCCTGACCGCCACCGCGCCGCACGAGCTGGAAGCCTTCGGCCCGGTGGCAACATTGCTGCCCTACCACTCTCTAGACGACGCCATTCAGTTGGCACGCATGGGACGCGGTTCGCTGGCCGGAAGCGTGATCACGCATAGCCGCGCCGAGGCCACCGAACTGGTGCTGGGGCTGGCAAGCACGCACGGGCGCATTCTGGTTCTCAATCGCGACGATGCCCAGGAAAGCACCGGCCACGGCTCTCCGCTGCCGCAGCTTCTTCACGGCGGCCCCGGACGCGCGGGCGGCGGCGCGGAACTGGGCGGCATTGCAGGCGTCAAGCACCACATGAACAAGGTGGCGGTGCAGGCAGACCCCACGACGCTGGCCGCCATCACCCGCGAATTTGTGCCAGGGGGCGAGGTGCGCGAGGACGTGGTTCACCCCTTCCGCAAGAGTTTCGACGAGATTCAGGTGGGCGACAGCCTCCTGACCCACCGCCGCACCGTGACCGAGGCGGACATCGTGAACTTCGCGGGCCTGACCGGAGATCACTTCTACGCCCATGTGGACGAGATCGGCGCGAAAGAGGGCATCTTTGGCAAACGGGTGGCGCACGGCTATTTTCTGATCTCCGCCGCTGCCGGAATGTTCGTCTCGCCTGCGCCGGGGCCGGTGCTGGCCAACTACGGGCTGGAAAACCTGCGCTTTGTGGAGCCGGTGGGCATCGGCGACACCATTCGCACCCGCCTGACCTGCAAGCGCAAGATTCGCAAGGACCTGCGCCCGGATGACAAACAGCCTACAGGAGTGGTGGAATGGCACTCCGAAATCACCAATCAGAATGACGAACTCGTCGCTACCTACGACATTCTGACCCTGGTGGTGCGGGCGCGCGACAGCTTCGATCCTCCAGCCCAGGGTGGGGGAGAGGGAGCGGCGCAGGCATAA
- a CDS encoding DinB family protein encodes MTQPAQSPSAQPPETEQPQHWLEGILDILTEAVEGGTPGQGTAFLDGTAQDGSGNHGLLATLDNLSAAQASMVIHGTSIAGHARHCALHMDVVVRWERDSERGPFDWKGSFHPAQVDDEAWDDLRVRLRATYDDLCAFARTQKEGEATGDATGSMTGAVAHVAYHLGAIRQMVKALA; translated from the coding sequence ATGACTCAACCTGCCCAGTCTCCATCTGCCCAGCCTCCCGAAACCGAGCAGCCCCAGCACTGGCTCGAAGGGATCCTCGACATCCTGACCGAGGCCGTGGAGGGCGGCACGCCCGGCCAGGGCACCGCGTTTCTGGACGGCACGGCCCAGGACGGAAGCGGCAACCACGGCCTGCTGGCCACGCTGGACAACCTGAGCGCGGCGCAGGCCAGCATGGTCATCCACGGCACCTCTATCGCCGGACACGCCCGCCACTGCGCCCTGCACATGGACGTGGTGGTGCGCTGGGAGCGCGACAGTGAGCGGGGGCCTTTCGATTGGAAGGGCAGCTTTCACCCGGCCCAGGTCGACGACGAGGCGTGGGATGACCTGCGCGTCCGCCTGCGCGCCACCTACGATGACCTGTGTGCCTTCGCCCGCACCCAGAAGGAGGGTGAGGCGACAGGGGACGCCACGGGCAGCATGACGGGTGCGGTGGCGCACGTCGCCTACCACCTGGGGGCCATCCGTCAGATGGTCAAGGCGCTGGCTTGA
- a CDS encoding glyoxalase, translated as MATLITGFDHYQVEAPAGCEADARAFYGGFLGLPELQKPAAFLNNGGVWFALPDGRQLHVGVAPDFVPREKGHPALRCDDIGAFGAHCDAHDVSYVSDAEAGVPRIFLKDIFGNRLEVVEGSHPSVLLE; from the coding sequence ATGGCTACCCTGATTACCGGATTCGATCACTACCAAGTCGAAGCCCCCGCCGGGTGCGAGGCCGATGCCCGCGCGTTTTATGGGGGCTTTCTGGGCTTGCCAGAGCTGCAAAAGCCCGCCGCCTTCCTCAACAACGGCGGCGTGTGGTTTGCCCTGCCGGACGGGCGGCAGCTCCATGTGGGCGTCGCCCCCGATTTTGTGCCGCGTGAGAAGGGGCATCCGGCGCTGCGTTGCGACGACATCGGCGCGTTCGGGGCACACTGCGACGCGCACGACGTTTCCTATGTCTCCGATGCGGAGGCGGGCGTGCCGCGCATCTTCCTGAAAGACATCTTCGGCAACCGGCTGGAAGTCGTCGAGGGTTCGCACCCCAGCGTGCTGCTGGAATGA